Proteins encoded by one window of Rhodohalobacter sp. SW132:
- a CDS encoding TIGR00730 family Rossman fold protein, with amino-acid sequence MRICVYCGSSPGINSNILSAAKHFGAELASRDIELVYGGSSLGVMGTLADSVMQNGGRVTGVIPGNLFSKEVAHTGITELITVSDMHERKSKMADLASAFVAMPGGFGTMEELFEIITWNQIGIIQKPITLFNIDGFYDPLQFMIQKAAKAGFIRKKNLDILKEATTVEECIEMSGG; translated from the coding sequence ATGAGAATTTGTGTTTACTGCGGCTCATCACCGGGAATAAATTCGAATATACTCTCCGCTGCCAAACACTTTGGAGCTGAGCTGGCCAGCCGGGATATCGAACTTGTATACGGCGGATCCTCTCTCGGTGTGATGGGAACCCTGGCCGATTCGGTGATGCAGAACGGGGGCCGCGTCACCGGCGTGATTCCCGGGAACCTGTTCAGCAAAGAGGTGGCCCACACCGGTATCACCGAATTGATAACGGTGAGCGATATGCACGAACGGAAATCAAAAATGGCAGACTTGGCCTCTGCTTTTGTAGCCATGCCCGGCGGATTTGGCACGATGGAGGAGCTTTTTGAGATCATCACATGGAACCAGATCGGAATCATTCAAAAGCCGATTACGCTATTTAATATTGATGGGTTTTACGATCCGCTCCAATTCATGATACAAAAGGCCGCAAAAGCAGGTTTTATCCGCAAGAAAAACCTCGATATCCTGAAGGAAGCAACAACTGTAGAAGAGTGTATTGAGATGTCCGGTGGATAG
- a CDS encoding long-chain fatty acid--CoA ligase → MPTIVAFETISELFENLVAKYEKSDKTAFAFKPSADEPYKTITWSEVRDDVTAVASYLLQQDVRKGDRVAILSENRYEWAVVDLAIQSVGAINVSVYTTLPAAQCEYILKNSESKIFFVSTGIQLKKAIEVFDNCEDLKQVIAFDEPKVQDYIEKEYVKLFDTICTAGIKAEPQQSEKLKSRKKNIKPEDVATLIYTSGTTGKPKGAMLTQRNIVSNVKAAHDAISIGESDRCLSFLPLCHSFERTGGYYAMIAGGAEIYYAESVDTVARNMLEAHPTIVVSVPRLFEKIYNLVKKNVEEGSAIQQSIFNWALNVGEKYWHGKRGLVSIQKAIADKLVFSKLHDRTGGNIHFFVSGGAALPAEIGTFFMSAGLNIIEGYGLTETSPVMCCNRYGEEKMGTVGKVINGVTVGIQRLDDNKIIAQISGEDYPTELTSEPGEILNRGPNTMKGYWKNDEATQEMIDEDGWLHTGDVGRFVDGRLEITDRIKHMIVNAGGKNIYPGPIEDMFKTSKWIDQLVVVGEKQPYMAALIVPDFEALENYAKQNSISYENMDDLLGKEAIVNLFSKETRSFSKELASHEKIRDFRLLPNEFTVETGELTPTLKVKRRVIEDKYGHLIEDIFKDA, encoded by the coding sequence ATGCCTACAATTGTCGCATTTGAAACCATTTCGGAACTTTTCGAGAATCTTGTAGCAAAATACGAAAAATCTGACAAAACAGCGTTCGCCTTTAAGCCTTCTGCTGATGAACCCTATAAAACCATTACATGGAGTGAAGTTCGGGATGATGTAACGGCCGTTGCAAGTTACCTGCTTCAGCAAGATGTGCGAAAAGGTGACCGTGTTGCCATACTGAGTGAAAACCGGTACGAATGGGCGGTCGTAGACCTTGCGATTCAGTCTGTTGGGGCGATAAACGTATCGGTTTATACCACGTTACCGGCGGCACAGTGCGAATACATTTTGAAAAACTCCGAATCAAAAATCTTTTTTGTTTCCACCGGAATTCAGCTGAAAAAGGCGATTGAAGTGTTTGACAACTGCGAGGATTTAAAGCAGGTGATTGCATTTGATGAGCCAAAAGTTCAGGATTACATCGAAAAAGAGTATGTGAAACTCTTTGATACCATCTGCACCGCCGGGATTAAAGCGGAACCACAGCAGTCTGAGAAACTGAAATCCCGCAAAAAAAATATCAAACCGGAGGATGTGGCTACGCTGATTTACACATCAGGAACAACCGGGAAACCGAAAGGAGCAATGCTTACGCAGCGTAATATTGTAAGCAACGTAAAGGCCGCACATGATGCGATTTCCATTGGAGAAAGCGATCGTTGTTTATCTTTTCTTCCGCTTTGCCACTCCTTTGAACGAACTGGCGGATACTATGCTATGATTGCCGGAGGCGCCGAAATCTACTACGCTGAAAGTGTAGATACTGTCGCCCGAAATATGCTTGAAGCCCATCCCACCATCGTGGTAAGTGTTCCGCGGCTGTTTGAAAAAATCTATAACCTTGTGAAAAAAAATGTAGAGGAAGGCAGCGCCATTCAGCAGTCCATCTTTAACTGGGCACTCAATGTCGGCGAAAAATACTGGCACGGTAAACGTGGTTTGGTCAGCATACAAAAAGCGATAGCTGATAAACTCGTATTTAGTAAACTGCACGATCGGACCGGTGGAAATATTCACTTTTTTGTATCGGGGGGGGCTGCACTGCCGGCTGAAATCGGAACATTCTTCATGTCAGCCGGACTGAATATTATTGAAGGATATGGCCTGACCGAAACGTCTCCCGTGATGTGCTGCAACCGGTATGGTGAAGAAAAAATGGGAACTGTTGGAAAAGTGATTAACGGCGTAACCGTTGGAATTCAGCGGCTGGATGACAATAAAATCATTGCACAAATCAGCGGTGAAGATTACCCTACAGAACTTACTTCTGAACCGGGTGAAATTCTGAACCGGGGCCCAAATACCATGAAAGGGTATTGGAAAAATGACGAAGCAACCCAGGAGATGATCGACGAAGATGGCTGGCTGCATACCGGTGATGTCGGCCGATTCGTAGACGGGCGCCTGGAAATCACCGATCGAATCAAACATATGATCGTAAATGCCGGTGGAAAAAATATCTACCCGGGACCGATTGAAGATATGTTTAAAACCAGTAAATGGATCGATCAGCTTGTAGTCGTTGGCGAAAAGCAGCCATATATGGCCGCACTGATTGTTCCCGATTTTGAAGCGCTGGAAAATTATGCAAAACAGAACAGCATCTCGTATGAGAATATGGATGACCTGCTTGGCAAAGAGGCGATTGTGAATCTGTTCAGCAAAGAAACCCGCTCATTTTCAAAAGAGCTGGCATCTCACGAGAAAATCCGGGACTTCAGATTACTGCCGAATGAGTTTACCGTAGAAACCGGTGAGCTTACGCCTACGCTGAAAGTAAAACGCAGAGTGATTGAAGATAAATACGGCCACCTGATTGAAGATATCTTCAAGGATGCGTGA
- a CDS encoding DUF1499 domain-containing protein, producing the protein MKLSWIIAGLLALFLIILLNLVGPLKGSTNSDFSDELQPGNNPLPACPDSPNCVRISKKISSDPSSLFDILPQILGEMGAEKIDQASQTLQTDAVFRIPVFGFRDDFNVRIEAHKNGDSVLHISSRSRVGRGDLGVNRRRVNTFINSLDIFIQNS; encoded by the coding sequence ATGAAACTTTCCTGGATTATTGCCGGCCTGCTGGCACTTTTTTTGATCATTCTACTTAACCTGGTTGGACCGCTGAAGGGTTCCACCAACTCGGATTTTAGTGATGAACTTCAGCCCGGGAATAATCCGCTTCCCGCTTGTCCAGATTCGCCCAATTGCGTGCGCATCTCTAAAAAAATATCTTCTGATCCGTCCTCACTTTTCGATATTTTACCACAGATTCTCGGCGAGATGGGTGCAGAAAAAATTGACCAAGCTTCACAAACCCTTCAAACAGATGCCGTATTTCGCATACCTGTATTTGGCTTCCGCGATGATTTCAACGTCCGCATTGAAGCTCACAAAAACGGAGATTCTGTTCTGCATATCTCCAGCCGGAGCCGTGTTGGCAGAGGTGATTTAGGTGTAAACCGGCGCCGGGTCAACACGTTTATAAATTCTCTCGATATATTTATTCAAAACTCTTAA
- a CDS encoding cysteine desulfurase family protein, whose protein sequence is MDIVYFDHASTTPVDDKVLDEILPFYKHQFGNANSAHQFGRATKVAIEDSREMIAKLIGAEPSEIIFTSGGTESDNAAIKGVVNATRKTEIITSPIEHHAVIHPAESLKMKGCRVTYLQPDSNGLITPQQVSEAISDDTAIVSLMHVNNEIGTILPIKEIADVCREKKVPFHSDTVQSVGKLRVNVKELGVDLLSMSGHKIYGPKGIGVLYVKNGTPWLPWLQGGSQERRRRGGTSNVAGIVGLAQALKYCIDHVEDHSAHYKKLRKELFDGLESRFSGRYLVNGPVQDGVPHIINLAFTSDDEKGLDGEMLLLNLDIEGICVSNGSACTSGAVEPSHVLKGIGLSDKLANSSIRISFGKDNTVEQVHFFLDKLEAVLSRMTKVTS, encoded by the coding sequence ATGGACATAGTTTATTTTGATCACGCCTCCACAACACCTGTGGATGACAAGGTTCTGGATGAAATCCTTCCGTTTTACAAACACCAGTTTGGAAACGCCAATTCCGCCCACCAGTTCGGCCGGGCAACAAAAGTTGCGATTGAAGACTCCAGGGAGATGATCGCCAAATTAATTGGTGCGGAACCGTCGGAAATCATCTTTACAAGCGGCGGCACCGAAAGCGATAATGCCGCTATTAAAGGCGTGGTAAATGCTACAAGAAAAACAGAGATCATCACATCTCCTATCGAGCATCACGCCGTCATCCATCCCGCCGAAAGCCTGAAAATGAAAGGGTGCAGAGTAACCTATCTGCAGCCCGACAGTAATGGACTGATCACCCCGCAGCAAGTTTCTGAGGCGATTTCTGATGACACAGCGATTGTAAGCCTGATGCATGTAAACAACGAAATCGGAACCATTCTTCCGATCAAAGAGATCGCTGATGTTTGCCGGGAAAAAAAGGTTCCGTTTCACTCCGATACGGTACAAAGCGTGGGTAAGCTTCGGGTGAACGTGAAAGAGCTGGGGGTTGATCTGCTTAGTATGAGCGGGCACAAAATATACGGCCCGAAAGGGATCGGCGTACTCTACGTAAAAAACGGAACCCCGTGGCTTCCGTGGCTTCAAGGCGGATCACAGGAGCGTCGCCGGCGTGGCGGTACATCCAATGTGGCAGGAATTGTGGGGCTGGCGCAGGCGCTCAAATATTGTATCGATCACGTGGAGGATCACAGCGCCCACTACAAAAAACTTAGAAAAGAGCTGTTTGACGGACTTGAATCCCGTTTCAGCGGCCGATACCTGGTAAACGGTCCGGTTCAGGACGGAGTGCCTCATATCATCAACCTGGCGTTTACATCGGATGACGAAAAAGGACTCGATGGCGAAATGCTTCTCCTGAATCTCGATATCGAGGGAATCTGCGTGTCGAACGGATCAGCCTGCACATCCGGGGCGGTTGAACCATCACACGTGTTAAAGGGAATCGGGTTATCCGACAAACTGGCCAATTCCAGTATTCGAATCTCTTTCGGTAAAGATAACACGGTGGAACAGGTTCATTTTTTCCTGGATAAGCTTGAAGCAGTTTTGAGCCGAATGACAAAAGTGACATCATGA